The Xenopus laevis strain J_2021 chromosome 5L, Xenopus_laevis_v10.1, whole genome shotgun sequence genome has a segment encoding these proteins:
- the scg2.L gene encoding secretogranin II L homeolog isoform X1, producing MLSVKNTGKLKMASSSCCYIEKCLSLSFLLLFTSFADAAPFQYYQVPQDQQYRMKSIQRLPSSDMLKALEYIENLRKQANRPESLSDYASYQGAPFLSEQKDISTPGISPENAKSPATDDESEWMRVMLEALMQAEKEATFSAKEKNKLLSGNVEKNIPADLIEDYESNKWPEKRPKISNIPPRYYDDYTRDSPFKRTSEIVEGQYTPQNLATLQSVFQELGKLKGQGNHKRERLEDDQKLYKDDEDDMYKANNIAYEDVAGGEDWSPIEEKVESQTQEEIKESKEEVEKTDDMEDEIKRSGLLGIQDEDTDKNDKEQDSGNISNLMGYYLKLWINRMEKGKVNTEKRSPKYRGKDLDPESIYQLIDISRNLQIPPEDLIDMLQDEDGKKNAGRLEPDKDVEVPADLNEVSETTENVDVYKNRQGFMKKPGALLSNAPEDFTVEDMMNLMGADKLLNQKPAFLNQFNQNNGLQRPYSIHSKSKGHRPAWLNDFEKRQMEYDPRSEKEDDLAEYVVKMLAKYPELLNNNQNRKVGVVYQPGDIQELEKQYEKALRGYLNTRGFQDYETLTKGNRRFSMPREGDDTQAKLYADEDMLMKVLEYLNQEKTDKVRDQSVKRSLENM from the exons ATGCTGAGCGTGAAGAACACAG GAAAATTAAAAATGGCGTCTTCAAGTTGTTGCTACATTGAGAAATGCCTGTCCTTATCATTTTTACTGCTTTTCACATCCTTTGCTGATGCTGCACCCTTTCAATATTACCAAGTGCCACAAGACCAACAATACAGAATGAAAAGTATCCAGCGCCTTCCCAGCTCAGATATGCTGAAGGCCTTGGAGTATATTGAAAACCTTAGGAAGCAAGCAAACAGACCAGAGAGTCTATCCGACTATGCATCCTATCAAGGGGCACCATTTCTTTCAGAGCAAAAAGATATCAGTACACCAGGCATCTCACCAGAGAATGCAAAAAGTCCAGCTACAGATGATGAATCAGAATGGATGAGGGTCATGTTGGAAGCGTTGATGCAGGCAGAAAAAGAGGCAACATTTTCagccaaagaaaaaaataaactactTAGTGGAAATGTGGAAAAGAACATCCCCGCTGATCTGATTGAAGATTATGAGTCAAATAAGTGGCCTGAGAAAAGACCAAAAATTAGCAACATTCCACCTAGGTACTATGATGATTACACTAGGGACAGCCCTTTCAAACGCACCAGCGAAATTGTGGAAGGTCAATACACCCCTCAAAACCTAGCTACACTACAATCGGTCTTCCAGGAACTAGGGAAATTAAAAGGCCAGGGAAATCATAAAAGAGAAAGATTAGAAGATGATCAGAAGCTGTACAAAGATGATGAGGATGACATGTATAAAGCCAACAATATTGCATATGAAGATGTTGCTGGAGGAGAAGACTGGAGCCCTATAGAAGAGAAGGTTGAAAGTCAAACTCAAGAGGAAATAAAAGAGAGTAAAGAAGAGGTAGAGAAGACAGATGATATGGAAGATGAAATTAAGAGGTCAGGGCTACTTGGAATACAAGATGAAGACACTGACAAAAATGACAAAGAACAAGATTCCGGGAACATATCAAACCTGATGGGTTATTACCTTAAACTGTGGATTAACAGAATGGAAAAGGGGAAAGTGAATACAGAAAAACGTTCACCCAAATATAGAGGCAAAGACCTGGACCCTGAATCAATATATCAGTTGATAGATATATCCAGAAACTTGCAAATACCTCCTGAAGATCTTATTGACATGCTGCAAGATGAAGATGGAAAGAAAAATGCAGGAAGACTGGAGCCTGATAAAGATGTTGAAGTACCTGCAGATCTCAATGAGGTTTCTGAAACAACAGAAAATGTTGATGTCTATAAAAACAGACAAGGATTCATGAAGAAACCTGGTGCTCTGTTATCTAATGCCCCTGAAGACTTTACTGTGGAGGATATGATGAACCTCATGGGGGCAGATAAGCTGTTGAATCAGAAACCTGCCTTTCTGAACCAGTTTAACCAAAACAATGGCTTACAAAGACCATATTCCATCCACAGTAAATCTAAGGGGCACAGACCTGCTTGGTTAAATGATTTTGAAAAGAGGCAAATGGAATATGATCCAAGATCAGAGAAAGAAGATGATTTGGCAGAGTATGTTGTTAAGATGTTAGCCAAATACCCAGAGCTGTTAAATAACAATCAGAATAGAAAAGTAGGAGTCGTATATCAACCAGGTGACATCCAGGAACTTGAAAAGCAGTATGAAAAGGCTTTGAGGGGTTATTTGAACACAAGAGGATTTCAGGATTATGAGACTCTGACCAAAGGTAACAGAAGATTTAGTATGCCCAGGGAAGGTGATGACACCCAGGCCAAACTGTATGCAGACGAGGACATGCTCATGAAGGTGTTAGAGTACTTAAACCAAGAGAAAACAGACAAAGTTAGAGATCAAAGCGTTAAGAGATCATTGGAAAATATGTAA
- the scg2.L gene encoding secretogranin II L homeolog precursor (The RefSeq protein has 4 substitutions compared to this genomic sequence): MASSSCCYIEKCLSLSFLLLFTSFADAAPFQYYQVPQDQQYRMKSIQRLPSSDMLKALEYIENLRKQANRPESLSDYASYQGAPFLSEQKDISTPGISPENAKSPATDDESEWMRVMLEALMQAEKEATFSAKEKNKLLSGNVEKNIPADLIEDYESSKWPEKRPKISNIPPRYYDDYTRDSPFKRTSEIVEGQYTPQNLATLQSVFQELGKLKGQGNHKRERLEDDQKLYKDDEDDMYKANNIAYEDVAGGEDWSPIEEKVESQTQEEIKESKEEVEKTDDMEDEMKRSGLLGIQDEDTDKNDKEQDSGNISNLMGYYLKMWINRMEKGKVNTEKRSPKYRGKDLDPESIYQLIDISRNLQIPPEDLIDMLQDEDGKKNAGRLEPDKDVEVPADLNEVSETTENVDVYKNRQGFMKKPGALLSNAPEDFTVEDMMNLMGADKLLNQKPAFLNQFNQNNGLQRPYSIHSKSKGHRPAWLNDFEKRQMEYDPRSEKEDDLAEYVVKMLAKYPELLNNNQNRKVGVVYQPGDIQELEKQYEKALRGYLNTRGFQDYETLTKGNRRLSMPREGDDTQAKLYADEDMLMKVLEYLNQEKTDKVRDQSVKRSLENM, encoded by the coding sequence ATGGCGTCTTCAAGTTGTTGCTACATTGAGAAATGCCTGTCCTTATCATTTTTACTGCTTTTCACATCCTTTGCTGATGCTGCACCCTTTCAATATTACCAAGTGCCACAAGACCAACAATACAGAATGAAAAGTATCCAGCGCCTTCCCAGCTCAGATATGCTGAAGGCCTTGGAGTATATTGAAAACCTTAGGAAGCAAGCAAACAGACCAGAGAGTCTATCCGACTATGCATCCTATCAAGGGGCACCATTTCTTTCAGAGCAAAAAGATATCAGTACACCAGGCATCTCACCAGAGAATGCAAAAAGTCCAGCTACAGATGATGAATCAGAATGGATGAGGGTCATGTTGGAAGCGTTGATGCAGGCAGAAAAAGAGGCAACATTTTCagccaaagaaaaaaataaactactTAGTGGAAATGTGGAAAAGAACATCCCCGCTGATCTGATTGAAGATTATGAGTCAAATAAGTGGCCTGAGAAAAGACCAAAAATTAGCAACATTCCACCTAGGTACTATGATGATTACACTAGGGACAGCCCTTTCAAACGCACCAGCGAAATTGTGGAAGGTCAATACACCCCTCAAAACCTAGCTACACTACAATCGGTCTTCCAGGAACTAGGGAAATTAAAAGGCCAGGGAAATCATAAAAGAGAAAGATTAGAAGATGATCAGAAGCTGTACAAAGATGATGAGGATGACATGTATAAAGCCAACAATATTGCATATGAAGATGTTGCTGGAGGAGAAGACTGGAGCCCTATAGAAGAGAAGGTTGAAAGTCAAACTCAAGAGGAAATAAAAGAGAGTAAAGAAGAGGTAGAGAAGACAGATGATATGGAAGATGAAATTAAGAGGTCAGGGCTACTTGGAATACAAGATGAAGACACTGACAAAAATGACAAAGAACAAGATTCCGGGAACATATCAAACCTGATGGGTTATTACCTTAAACTGTGGATTAACAGAATGGAAAAGGGGAAAGTGAATACAGAAAAACGTTCACCCAAATATAGAGGCAAAGACCTGGACCCTGAATCAATATATCAGTTGATAGATATATCCAGAAACTTGCAAATACCTCCTGAAGATCTTATTGACATGCTGCAAGATGAAGATGGAAAGAAAAATGCAGGAAGACTGGAGCCTGATAAAGATGTTGAAGTACCTGCAGATCTCAATGAGGTTTCTGAAACAACAGAAAATGTTGATGTCTATAAAAACAGACAAGGATTCATGAAGAAACCTGGTGCTCTGTTATCTAATGCCCCTGAAGACTTTACTGTGGAGGATATGATGAACCTCATGGGGGCAGATAAGCTGTTGAATCAGAAACCTGCCTTTCTGAACCAGTTTAACCAAAACAATGGCTTACAAAGACCATATTCCATCCACAGTAAATCTAAGGGGCACAGACCTGCTTGGTTAAATGATTTTGAAAAGAGGCAAATGGAATATGATCCAAGATCAGAGAAAGAAGATGATTTGGCAGAGTATGTTGTTAAGATGTTAGCCAAATACCCAGAGCTGTTAAATAACAATCAGAATAGAAAAGTAGGAGTCGTATATCAACCAGGTGACATCCAGGAACTTGAAAAGCAGTATGAAAAGGCTTTGAGGGGTTATTTGAACACAAGAGGATTTCAGGATTATGAGACTCTGACCAAAGGTAACAGAAGATTTAGTATGCCCAGGGAAGGTGATGACACCCAGGCCAAACTGTATGCAGACGAGGACATGCTCATGAAGGTGTTAGAGTACTTAAACCAAGAGAAAACAGACAAAGTTAGAGATCAAAGCGTTAAGAGATCATTGGAAAATATGTAA
- the scg2.L gene encoding secretogranin II L homeolog isoform X2 yields the protein MASSSCCYIEKCLSLSFLLLFTSFADAAPFQYYQVPQDQQYRMKSIQRLPSSDMLKALEYIENLRKQANRPESLSDYASYQGAPFLSEQKDISTPGISPENAKSPATDDESEWMRVMLEALMQAEKEATFSAKEKNKLLSGNVEKNIPADLIEDYESNKWPEKRPKISNIPPRYYDDYTRDSPFKRTSEIVEGQYTPQNLATLQSVFQELGKLKGQGNHKRERLEDDQKLYKDDEDDMYKANNIAYEDVAGGEDWSPIEEKVESQTQEEIKESKEEVEKTDDMEDEIKRSGLLGIQDEDTDKNDKEQDSGNISNLMGYYLKLWINRMEKGKVNTEKRSPKYRGKDLDPESIYQLIDISRNLQIPPEDLIDMLQDEDGKKNAGRLEPDKDVEVPADLNEVSETTENVDVYKNRQGFMKKPGALLSNAPEDFTVEDMMNLMGADKLLNQKPAFLNQFNQNNGLQRPYSIHSKSKGHRPAWLNDFEKRQMEYDPRSEKEDDLAEYVVKMLAKYPELLNNNQNRKVGVVYQPGDIQELEKQYEKALRGYLNTRGFQDYETLTKGNRRFSMPREGDDTQAKLYADEDMLMKVLEYLNQEKTDKVRDQSVKRSLENM from the coding sequence ATGGCGTCTTCAAGTTGTTGCTACATTGAGAAATGCCTGTCCTTATCATTTTTACTGCTTTTCACATCCTTTGCTGATGCTGCACCCTTTCAATATTACCAAGTGCCACAAGACCAACAATACAGAATGAAAAGTATCCAGCGCCTTCCCAGCTCAGATATGCTGAAGGCCTTGGAGTATATTGAAAACCTTAGGAAGCAAGCAAACAGACCAGAGAGTCTATCCGACTATGCATCCTATCAAGGGGCACCATTTCTTTCAGAGCAAAAAGATATCAGTACACCAGGCATCTCACCAGAGAATGCAAAAAGTCCAGCTACAGATGATGAATCAGAATGGATGAGGGTCATGTTGGAAGCGTTGATGCAGGCAGAAAAAGAGGCAACATTTTCagccaaagaaaaaaataaactactTAGTGGAAATGTGGAAAAGAACATCCCCGCTGATCTGATTGAAGATTATGAGTCAAATAAGTGGCCTGAGAAAAGACCAAAAATTAGCAACATTCCACCTAGGTACTATGATGATTACACTAGGGACAGCCCTTTCAAACGCACCAGCGAAATTGTGGAAGGTCAATACACCCCTCAAAACCTAGCTACACTACAATCGGTCTTCCAGGAACTAGGGAAATTAAAAGGCCAGGGAAATCATAAAAGAGAAAGATTAGAAGATGATCAGAAGCTGTACAAAGATGATGAGGATGACATGTATAAAGCCAACAATATTGCATATGAAGATGTTGCTGGAGGAGAAGACTGGAGCCCTATAGAAGAGAAGGTTGAAAGTCAAACTCAAGAGGAAATAAAAGAGAGTAAAGAAGAGGTAGAGAAGACAGATGATATGGAAGATGAAATTAAGAGGTCAGGGCTACTTGGAATACAAGATGAAGACACTGACAAAAATGACAAAGAACAAGATTCCGGGAACATATCAAACCTGATGGGTTATTACCTTAAACTGTGGATTAACAGAATGGAAAAGGGGAAAGTGAATACAGAAAAACGTTCACCCAAATATAGAGGCAAAGACCTGGACCCTGAATCAATATATCAGTTGATAGATATATCCAGAAACTTGCAAATACCTCCTGAAGATCTTATTGACATGCTGCAAGATGAAGATGGAAAGAAAAATGCAGGAAGACTGGAGCCTGATAAAGATGTTGAAGTACCTGCAGATCTCAATGAGGTTTCTGAAACAACAGAAAATGTTGATGTCTATAAAAACAGACAAGGATTCATGAAGAAACCTGGTGCTCTGTTATCTAATGCCCCTGAAGACTTTACTGTGGAGGATATGATGAACCTCATGGGGGCAGATAAGCTGTTGAATCAGAAACCTGCCTTTCTGAACCAGTTTAACCAAAACAATGGCTTACAAAGACCATATTCCATCCACAGTAAATCTAAGGGGCACAGACCTGCTTGGTTAAATGATTTTGAAAAGAGGCAAATGGAATATGATCCAAGATCAGAGAAAGAAGATGATTTGGCAGAGTATGTTGTTAAGATGTTAGCCAAATACCCAGAGCTGTTAAATAACAATCAGAATAGAAAAGTAGGAGTCGTATATCAACCAGGTGACATCCAGGAACTTGAAAAGCAGTATGAAAAGGCTTTGAGGGGTTATTTGAACACAAGAGGATTTCAGGATTATGAGACTCTGACCAAAGGTAACAGAAGATTTAGTATGCCCAGGGAAGGTGATGACACCCAGGCCAAACTGTATGCAGACGAGGACATGCTCATGAAGGTGTTAGAGTACTTAAACCAAGAGAAAACAGACAAAGTTAGAGATCAAAGCGTTAAGAGATCATTGGAAAATATGTAA